A DNA window from Coprobacter tertius contains the following coding sequences:
- a CDS encoding anthranilate synthase component I family protein, translating to MKTYTYTTNSKQVLGDLHTPVSIYLKVRDIYPQSALMESSDYHAGENSLSFIALCPLASIGVNSGICTTVYPDNTRNEEKIDDKNTVEKAIGRFMSRFKVMGKDSSVCGLYGYTTFNAVKYFEHIPVKESHDERNDAPDLLYILYKYIIVFNHFKNELTLVEMLGENENSRLDYLESVIGNRNFASYDFSLTGPVHSTVTDEEHKSNVRKGISHCLRGDVFQIVISRRFIQPFAGDDFKVYRALRSINPSPYLFYFDFGGYRIFGSSPETHCKIENKTATIDPIAGTTKRTGDALKDKDLTEALLADPKENAEHVMLVDLARNDLSRNCHDVNVVFYKEPQYYSHVIHLVSRVSGQLNEGNDAIKTFIDTFPAGTLSGAPKVRAMQLISEIEPHNRGAYGGCIGFIGFNGDLNQAITIRTFVSRNNELWFQAGGGIVAHSKEEYELQEVNNKLGALKKAIDMAVSLKN from the coding sequence ATGAAAACATATACTTATACGACAAACAGCAAACAAGTTCTCGGCGATTTGCATACGCCGGTAAGCATTTACCTGAAGGTACGCGATATATACCCGCAATCGGCTCTTATGGAAAGTTCCGATTACCACGCCGGAGAGAACAGCCTCTCATTTATAGCGCTTTGCCCGCTGGCAAGTATTGGTGTAAACAGCGGTATATGTACGACTGTTTACCCCGATAATACTCGTAATGAAGAGAAAATAGATGACAAAAACACGGTAGAAAAAGCGATCGGCCGTTTTATGTCTCGTTTTAAAGTTATGGGAAAAGACAGTTCTGTGTGCGGCCTATACGGTTATACGACCTTCAATGCGGTAAAATATTTCGAACATATTCCGGTAAAAGAAAGTCATGACGAGCGCAACGACGCTCCCGATTTACTTTATATTTTGTACAAATACATCATCGTTTTCAATCATTTTAAAAACGAACTTACTTTGGTAGAAATGCTCGGAGAAAATGAAAACAGCCGGCTGGATTATCTCGAGTCGGTCATCGGAAACCGGAACTTCGCATCCTATGATTTTTCTCTCACCGGGCCTGTACACAGTACGGTGACGGATGAAGAGCATAAGTCGAACGTTCGCAAAGGAATCTCCCACTGTCTTCGGGGCGACGTATTCCAAATTGTCATATCCCGTCGTTTTATTCAGCCCTTTGCGGGAGACGATTTTAAAGTTTACCGCGCTTTGCGTTCTATCAATCCGTCTCCTTATCTCTTCTATTTCGATTTCGGAGGTTACCGTATTTTCGGATCTTCTCCTGAAACCCATTGCAAAATTGAAAACAAAACCGCAACTATCGACCCGATTGCAGGAACAACAAAACGAACGGGAGACGCGCTGAAAGATAAAGACCTTACCGAGGCACTGCTGGCCGACCCGAAAGAAAATGCAGAGCATGTAATGCTGGTCGATTTGGCCCGCAACGATCTCAGCCGCAACTGCCACGATGTAAATGTCGTCTTTTACAAAGAACCCCAATATTACAGTCATGTAATACATCTGGTCTCGAGAGTGAGCGGACAACTCAACGAAGGAAACGATGCCATAAAAACTTTTATCGACACTTTTCCGGCCGGTACTTTATCGGGGGCTCCCAAAGTAAGAGCAATGCAACTGATTTCCGAAATAGAACCACATAACCGAGGTGCATACGGAGGATGTATCGGTTTTATAGGATTTAACGGTGACCTCAACCAAGCAATTACGATTCGTACCTTCGTCAGCCGCAATAACGAACTTTGGTTTCAGGCAGGCGGAGGGATCGTCGCCCACAGTAAAGAAGAATACGAATTACAGGAAGTAAACAACAAACTGGGAGCCTTAAAAAAAGCGATCGATATGGCGGTCTCTCTCAAAAATTAA
- a CDS encoding anthranilate synthase component II, translating to MKKILIFDNYDSFTYNLFHLVKELGETDVEVHRNDRITLEDIDRFEKIILSPGPGIPNEAGLLLPLIERYASSKSILGVCLGHQAIGEVFGATLENLTEVYHGVQSTIHISRDNNLFAGLPREIQVGRYHSWVVSRNNFPDCLEITAESAEGQIMALRHKSYDVRGIQFHPESVLTPQGKDIINNWLKS from the coding sequence ATGAAAAAAATACTCATATTCGATAATTACGATTCTTTTACATATAACTTATTTCATCTGGTAAAAGAACTTGGAGAAACCGATGTGGAAGTTCACCGCAACGACCGTATCACGTTAGAAGACATAGATCGTTTCGAAAAAATCATTCTTTCACCGGGTCCTGGTATTCCTAATGAAGCAGGATTATTGCTGCCGCTTATCGAACGTTACGCGTCTTCAAAAAGTATATTGGGAGTTTGTCTGGGGCATCAAGCTATCGGCGAAGTCTTCGGAGCCACTCTCGAGAATCTGACTGAAGTATATCATGGGGTACAATCTACGATACATATTTCAAGAGATAATAATCTGTTTGCAGGCTTACCTCGGGAAATTCAGGTAGGTAGATATCATTCATGGGTAGTATCTCGGAATAACTTTCCCGATTGCCTCGAAATAACTGCTGAAAGTGCCGAAGGCCAGATCATGGCTTTACGTCATAAATCATATGATGTTAGAGGAATACAATTTCATCCCGAATCGGTACTTACTCCTCAAGGGAAGGATATTATCAATAACTGGTTGAAATCATGA